The DNA region NNNNNNNNNNNNNNNNNNNNNNNNNNNNNNNNNNNNNNNNNNNNNNNNNNNNNNNNNNNNNNNNNNNNNNNNNNNNNNNNNNNNNNNNNNNNNNNNNNNNNNNNNNNNNNNNNNNNNNNNNNNNNNNNNNNNNNNNNNNNNNNNNNNNNNNNNNNNNNNNNNNNNNNNNNNNNNNNNNNNNNNNNNNNNNNNNNNNNNNNNNNNNNNNNNNNNNNNNNNNNNNNNNNNNNNNNNNNNNNNNNNNNNNNNNNNNNNNNNNNNNNNNNNNNNNNNNNNNNNNNNNNNNNNNNNNNNNNNNNNNNNNNNNNNNNNNNNNNNNNNNNNNNNNNNNNNNNNNNNNNNNNNNNNNNNNNNNNNNNNNNNNNNNNNNNNNNNNNNNNNNNNNNNNNNNNNNNNNNNNNNNNNNNNNNNNNNNNNNNNNNNNNNNNNNNNNNNNNNNNNNNNNNNNNNNNNNNNNNNNNNNNNNNNNNNNNNNNNNNNNNNNNNNNNNNNNNNNNNNNNNNNNNNNNNNNNNNNNNNNNNNNNNNNNNNNNNNNNNNNNNNNNNNNNNNNNNNNNNNNNNNNNNNNNNNNNNNNNNNNNNNNNNNNNNNNNNNNNNNNNNNNNNNNNNNNNNNNNNNNNNNNNNNNNNNNNNNNNNNNNNNNNNNNNNNNNNNNNNNNNNNNNNNNNNNNNNNNNNNNNNNNNNNNNNNNNNNNNNNNNNNNNNNNNNNNNNNNNNNNNNNNNNNNNNNNNNNNNNNNNNNNNNNNNNNNNNNNNNNNNNNNNNNNNNNNNNNNNNNNNNNNNNNNNNNNNNNNNNNNNNNNNNNNNNNNNNNNNNNNNNNNNNNNNNNNNNNNNNNNNNNNNNNNNNNNNNNNNNNNNNNNNNNNNNNNNNNNNNNNNNNNNNNNNNNNNNNNNNNNNNNNNNNNNNNNNNNNNNNNNNNNNNNNNNNNNNNNNNNNNNNNNNNNNNNNNNNNNNNNNNNNNNNNNNNNNNNNNNNNNNNNNNNNNNNNNNNNNNNNNNNNNNNNNNNNNNNNNNNNNNNNNNNNNNNNNNNNNNNNNNNNNNNNNNNNNNNNNNNNNNNNNNNNNNNNNNNNNNNNNNNNNNNNNNNNNNNNNNNNNNNNNNNNNNNNNNNNNNNNNNNNNNNNNNNNNNNNNNNNNNNNNNNNNNNNNNNNNNNNNNNNNNNNNNNNNNNNNNNNNNNNNNAGGAGAATGTCTACTTTGTCATATATGTCCTAATGAGTACATTTTATTTCTACTTCACATTGCTGCTTGTTCCGGTTGTTGCTCTTCTGGCCGATTTTATCTACCAAGGGTAAGTAAAACTTGAATCTCCAATCACAAGCGATATGCTTATAGCGGGAAAATGCTGAATTGTTGTTAACCttgaaaaatttggaaatttttttgtgaatgaatGCAGAGTGGAGAGATGGTTCCTCCCATATGATTATCAAATAGTTCAAGAGATTCACAGGCATGAGCCCGATAGTAGCAATGCAGATCAACTGGAGATAGCAAACGAGCTCACACCAGAAGAAGCAAGAAGCTATGCGATATCCCAATTGCCTCGCGAAATCTCAAAGCACACTGGTTTTGCCTTTGATTCACCTGGTTATGAGTCATTCTTCGCATCCCAATTGGGTATATACGCACCACAGAAAGCGTGGGATGTGGCTAGGAGAGCCAGCATGAGGTCACGACCCAAAGCACCAAAGAAGAATTGAAAGGAGAAAAAGGAAATGGATACATGAGTTGTGTTGTATATTTTAGGCTGCCACTTTTCCAGTCTGCTAGTGTGCTCAATACTGGAAGTTTTGTATCGATATATAGAAATCATCGCTTAGGCAAGTCTGTTTCTATTGCTTTTAGTTTCCATTATTGGTATTCTTACCATTA from Camelina sativa cultivar DH55 chromosome 3, Cs, whole genome shotgun sequence includes:
- the LOC104768816 gene encoding phospholipid-transporting ATPase 3-like, which translates into the protein MSTFYFYFTLLLVPVVALLADFIYQGVERWFLPYDYQIVQEIHRHEPDSSNADQLEIANELTPEEARSYAISQLPREISKHTGFAFDSPGYESFFASQLGIYAPQKAWDVARRASMRSRPKAPKKN